Proteins encoded within one genomic window of Puniceicoccaceae bacterium:
- a CDS encoding aminotransferase class V-fold PLP-dependent enzyme, with protein sequence MRYFDHNATTPLCEAARDAWLDASRMHWANASASYRMAAQVRAVLSRARERMAECLAVKPDSLVFCSGATEACNLWLRSTLEQLAPEQCLLVSELEHSCVVEPATTLVPERIRWFRPSSRTDLIEQLEALTATHAHIAGVVMMAANNVTGEVFDWHRAATWCRERGLAYFCDATQFLGKLPLSGWSDVHAFCGSAHKFGGPKGVGFLKQSGRFGRICGQLGGGQEAGIRAGTEDVPGILAMQAALEVHTEWASDVSAIRQRILWRQQFQDALAKAIPGVRFLIPVESSLWNTVSVILPQDDATRWIEGLDRLGVAAAAGSACSTGNASVSRVLLAMGVDEAEARRHLRFSAGWQTTEQDWQELLRALTQLWREGDEHRRQGGSRVISIDDL encoded by the coding sequence ATGCGCTATTTCGACCACAATGCGACCACCCCGCTCTGTGAGGCTGCAAGAGATGCCTGGCTCGACGCCAGCCGCATGCACTGGGCAAATGCATCTGCCAGCTATCGCATGGCTGCGCAGGTTCGTGCCGTCCTGAGCCGTGCCCGTGAACGCATGGCGGAGTGCCTGGCAGTGAAACCGGACAGCCTGGTCTTTTGCTCGGGTGCGACCGAGGCCTGCAACCTATGGCTACGCTCCACCTTGGAACAGCTCGCTCCGGAGCAGTGCCTGCTGGTTTCGGAACTGGAACATTCCTGCGTGGTCGAACCTGCTACCACCCTTGTACCTGAGCGCATTCGCTGGTTTCGCCCTTCCTCGCGTACCGACCTCATCGAGCAGCTCGAAGCGCTCACTGCGACTCATGCCCACATTGCAGGAGTGGTGATGATGGCGGCCAATAATGTGACAGGGGAAGTTTTTGATTGGCACCGGGCAGCGACCTGGTGCAGGGAACGTGGGCTTGCTTACTTCTGTGATGCGACTCAATTCCTTGGTAAATTGCCACTGTCGGGCTGGAGCGATGTGCATGCCTTTTGCGGAAGTGCACACAAATTCGGTGGTCCCAAAGGAGTCGGATTTCTCAAGCAATCCGGTCGCTTCGGTCGAATCTGCGGACAACTGGGCGGAGGACAGGAAGCGGGCATCCGTGCGGGAACCGAGGATGTGCCGGGCATTCTCGCCATGCAGGCTGCGCTGGAAGTGCACACGGAGTGGGCCAGTGATGTCTCTGCCATCCGGCAGCGAATCCTTTGGCGGCAGCAGTTTCAGGATGCTCTGGCCAAGGCGATCCCGGGGGTTCGCTTTCTGATTCCGGTGGAATCGTCGCTCTGGAACACCGTGAGTGTTATTCTTCCGCAGGATGATGCGACTCGCTGGATCGAAGGACTCGACCGTTTGGGCGTTGCGGCTGCGGCGGGTTCGGCCTGTTCCACAGGCAATGCCAGCGTATCCCGTGTGCTGCTCGCCATGGGGGTGGACGAAGCAGAGGCCAGGAGACACCTGCGGTTCAGCGCTGGCTGGCAGACCACAGAGCAGGACTGGCAGGAGCTGTTGCGTGCCCTGACACAACTTTGGAGAGAGGGCGATGAGCATCGGAGGCAGGGCGGAAGCCGCGTGATCTCGATCGATGATCTGTGA
- a CDS encoding DUF5069 domain-containing protein → MNAAMDYRDQFAGTDQGPTGGILKDLPSPYQPHANGLLHLPRFLAKIRKHLNGELPKSYQRNFTKGFDRFLCLHLGVEPDQVIELVRSCTDAEELDRELAKCLPDDLRVHVWNRKMVQMGMSEMGREKVNEVKAEMGVADREDLLSFADLIDYDEGRID, encoded by the coding sequence ATGAATGCTGCCATGGACTATCGCGATCAATTTGCCGGAACGGATCAGGGGCCAACGGGTGGCATTCTGAAGGACCTACCGTCCCCCTATCAACCGCATGCGAACGGGCTGCTGCATCTGCCGCGCTTTCTCGCCAAAATTCGCAAACATCTCAATGGCGAACTGCCAAAGAGCTATCAGCGCAATTTCACCAAGGGCTTTGACCGCTTCCTGTGCCTGCATCTCGGCGTGGAACCGGATCAGGTGATCGAACTCGTTCGCAGCTGCACGGATGCCGAAGAGCTGGACCGTGAGTTGGCGAAGTGCTTGCCCGATGACCTGCGTGTACATGTGTGGAATCGCAAGATGGTGCAGATGGGCATGAGCGAAATGGGGCGGGAGAAGGTGAATGAAGTCAAGGCCGAGATGGGCGTCGCCGACCGGGAGGATCTGCTCAGTTTTGCGGATCTGATCGACTATGACGAGGGCAGGATTGATTAG
- the recF gene encoding DNA replication and repair protein RecF (All proteins in this family for which functions are known are DNA-binding proteins that assist the filamentation of RecA onto DNA for the initiation of recombination or recombinational repair.), whose amino-acid sequence MNISHISLEHYRNIALARLEFDVNRPTFLLGSNGQGKSNLLEALSLLTAVRSFRTHELGPLIMNRKRQARVIYEVHSERDSVPVQVELQLSSRTRNVRLDETPVERMADFVGQFPSVVFASDDTQLIKLSPQARRRFFDLLFSVLDREYLRGLQAYHRTLKERNHSLKSGMDRTVVVAFDRILAKWGFFLMTRRREWMQRFAPCFERNYATLADSEAGEVSYRPSLELDSEERYLERLASGFERDRVTGSTQIGPHRDDYSFEVQEFGAKTHGSDGQQRSVALALKLAQIEIIETVLARKPVILLDDILGELDDARKERFWSIFARGCQVFASGTSLPRHPSDLDWQVMHVEAGTFALRD is encoded by the coding sequence ATGAACATTTCCCACATCAGTCTCGAACACTACCGCAATATTGCACTGGCCCGTCTGGAATTTGACGTGAACCGTCCGACCTTTCTGCTCGGGTCCAATGGGCAGGGTAAGTCCAACCTGCTTGAGGCACTCTCCCTGCTCACGGCTGTGCGTTCTTTTCGCACTCATGAACTTGGACCACTCATCATGAATCGGAAACGCCAGGCGCGTGTGATTTACGAAGTTCATTCCGAGCGGGATTCGGTTCCGGTGCAGGTCGAATTGCAGCTCAGTTCCCGAACGCGCAACGTGCGCCTTGATGAAACTCCGGTTGAGCGCATGGCCGATTTTGTCGGACAATTTCCGAGCGTGGTGTTTGCTTCAGATGACACCCAACTGATCAAACTCAGTCCACAGGCCCGTCGCCGGTTCTTCGATCTCCTTTTTTCGGTGCTCGACAGGGAATACCTCCGCGGACTGCAGGCCTATCATCGCACATTAAAGGAGCGCAACCATTCGCTGAAGTCTGGAATGGATCGAACGGTTGTCGTCGCCTTTGATCGCATACTCGCCAAATGGGGTTTTTTCCTCATGACCCGTCGTCGCGAGTGGATGCAGCGCTTTGCCCCGTGCTTCGAGCGAAACTATGCCACACTTGCGGACAGTGAGGCTGGTGAAGTGAGCTATCGACCCTCGTTGGAACTCGATTCGGAAGAACGGTATCTCGAGCGTCTGGCAAGTGGCTTTGAGCGGGATCGAGTGACCGGGTCGACGCAGATCGGACCGCATCGTGATGATTACTCTTTTGAGGTGCAGGAATTTGGCGCGAAAACTCATGGATCCGATGGGCAACAGCGCAGTGTTGCGCTGGCACTCAAGTTGGCTCAGATCGAAATCATTGAGACGGTGCTGGCGCGCAAGCCAGTGATCCTGCTCGATGACATTCTGGGTGAACTCGATGATGCGCGTAAAGAACGGTTCTGGAGTATTTTTGCGCGGGGTTGTCAGGTATTTGCCAGTGGCACGAGCCTGCCCCGACACCCGTCGGACCTCGATTGGCAGGTCATGCACGTGGAGGCGGGTACCTTTGCATTGCGCGACTGA
- a CDS encoding LysM peptidoglycan-binding domain-containing protein, which translates to MSKAYPLTLDGEVLESLIMLKRIAVLCLLYPSLCFLWVSCTPTGPDSFIEVDSAEYQAAKQKMREGDVEAALELFHRVIDKYPYAPESHLETGVIYLRYEDEPVLAIYHFHRYLELNPDSREAPLVQELIVSAKKQFATSLPGNPFKDAVSRMELLETIAALKRQVETLNAEMLELQRTNTSLRERLSGTQDTMREILSSPATPAAQSEPSTTADAADAVETRELVVDSQTRQAAQQQLPQTDARDGIPESYEVRPGDSLYAISLRFYGSSDYIQAIFQANRSVLHSVNDLRPGQVLRLPDR; encoded by the coding sequence ATGAGCAAAGCTTATCCGTTGACCCTCGACGGGGAAGTGCTTGAATCGCTGATAATGCTCAAGCGAATCGCAGTTTTATGTCTGCTTTACCCATCCCTGTGCTTCCTCTGGGTCTCCTGCACTCCGACCGGACCGGACTCCTTCATTGAAGTGGACAGTGCCGAGTACCAGGCGGCGAAGCAGAAGATGCGTGAAGGCGATGTGGAGGCCGCATTGGAACTGTTTCATCGCGTGATTGACAAATACCCGTATGCGCCTGAGTCCCATTTGGAAACCGGAGTGATCTACCTGCGCTATGAGGATGAACCCGTGCTCGCCATCTATCATTTCCACCGGTATCTGGAATTGAATCCGGACAGCCGCGAGGCCCCCTTGGTACAGGAGCTGATCGTGAGCGCCAAAAAACAATTTGCCACTTCACTGCCCGGAAATCCTTTCAAGGATGCTGTCAGCCGCATGGAATTACTCGAAACCATTGCCGCGCTCAAGCGCCAGGTGGAAACGCTGAATGCGGAAATGCTTGAGCTGCAGCGCACCAATACCAGCCTGCGTGAGCGCTTGAGCGGAACCCAGGATACCATGCGCGAGATTCTCAGCAGTCCGGCAACCCCGGCTGCGCAGTCCGAACCCAGCACGACTGCGGACGCAGCCGACGCTGTCGAAACCCGGGAACTGGTCGTGGATTCCCAGACGCGACAGGCTGCGCAGCAGCAGCTGCCACAGACGGATGCACGAGACGGCATTCCGGAGAGCTATGAGGTGCGTCCGGGGGATTCCCTCTATGCGATCAGCCTGCGGTTTTATGGCAGCTCGGACTACATTCAGGCGATCTTTCAGGCCAATCGCAGCGTGCTCCACAGTGTCAATGACCTTCGCCCTGGGCAAGTGCTTCGACTTCCTGATCGCTGA